In Paraburkholderia caribensis, a single window of DNA contains:
- a CDS encoding SGNH/GDSL hydrolase family protein, whose amino-acid sequence MTFDYRQASPCAKPSPRRSHALAAVLLGIAALQADAAAGRTRAAATADRPVIIDAQGDSTMFGYQTSDGFNKSWQTPDNPPALLQAALQARFGPRVIVQNNGVPGATLVDREKGINGYSQPYAQWAATSPAHIVIVNFALNDADNHVKEPPSAFRAHLMRFIEESQGAGRIVVLEEPNPVDYSVNKRIVPRYVAVVDEMAKHYRLALIRQYAYIGAMHDWRSLLIDGVHPTDALYRLKAERQRAVVAPIVAKLVE is encoded by the coding sequence ATGACGTTCGACTATCGACAGGCAAGTCCGTGCGCAAAACCATCGCCCAGGCGCTCGCACGCGCTGGCAGCCGTGCTGCTCGGCATTGCCGCGCTGCAGGCCGATGCGGCCGCTGGCCGGACGCGCGCGGCGGCCACGGCGGACCGGCCGGTCATCATCGACGCGCAAGGCGATTCGACGATGTTCGGCTATCAGACGTCGGACGGTTTCAACAAGTCGTGGCAAACGCCGGACAACCCGCCCGCCCTGCTTCAGGCCGCGTTGCAGGCCCGCTTCGGCCCGCGTGTGATCGTGCAGAACAACGGCGTGCCGGGCGCGACGCTCGTCGATCGCGAGAAAGGCATCAACGGCTATAGCCAGCCGTACGCGCAATGGGCCGCGACGTCGCCGGCACATATCGTGATCGTCAACTTCGCGCTCAACGACGCCGACAATCACGTCAAGGAGCCGCCTTCCGCGTTTCGAGCGCATCTGATGCGCTTCATCGAAGAGTCGCAAGGCGCGGGCCGGATCGTCGTGCTCGAAGAGCCGAACCCGGTCGACTATTCCGTGAACAAAAGGATCGTGCCGCGCTATGTCGCTGTCGTCGATGAAATGGCGAAGCATTACCGGCTCGCGTTGATCCGTCAGTATGCGTATATCGGCGCGATGCACGACTGGCGTTCGCTGCTGATCGACGGTGTGCATCCAACGGATGCGCTCTATCGGCTCAAGGCCGAACGGCAGCGCGCAGTCGTCGCGCCGATCGTCGCGAAGCTGGTGGAGTGA
- a CDS encoding PAAR domain-containing protein, which translates to MKRYLILNGDKTTVSGTVQAVSSTIQLEGRDVAHEGDNVICPACNTTGKIRCDGPREVMTAPDGRHAALSDDLCICKCEPPPKLVASQQTFSVGE; encoded by the coding sequence ATGAAACGCTATCTGATCCTGAACGGCGACAAGACGACGGTGAGCGGCACTGTGCAAGCCGTGTCGTCGACGATCCAACTCGAAGGCCGCGACGTCGCGCATGAAGGCGACAACGTGATCTGCCCCGCGTGCAACACCACGGGCAAAATCAGATGCGACGGCCCGCGCGAAGTGATGACGGCGCCCGATGGCCGTCATGCCGCGTTGAGCGACGACCTTTGCATCTGCAAATGCGAGCCGCCGCCCAAGCTGGTCGCCTCGCAGCAGACGTTTTCGGTAGGCGAGTGA
- a CDS encoding 2-hydroxycarboxylate transporter family protein codes for MKSSTQAALSATSSGRTQAPHAVVEWWWRVFDLRIGSLPLPVYVLMLGVLGAMAAKGKLAADLPTGIALVAVGGFTCAELAKRIPWIRHIGATSIFAAFIPSMLVYYKLMPEPVVKAVTTFTKTSNFLYLFIAAIIVGSVLSMDRQMLIKGFVRIFVPVAAGSVAAALVGTAVGTALGLDARHALFMVVVPIMAGGVGEGALPLSAGYAQIMGVEQGPLFAQVLSAVMLGNIAAICCAGLLSYLGTRRPEWTGNGRLTRAGDSDDDIAQRPASFEFDVGSVAAAGSTAIAFYLLGVLSHQLFGWPAPVVMLVLVVAAQLFQLVSPRVRGGARFMYGFFSTAVTYPLMFAISVAMTPWGEIVTAFHWVNIVTAVSTVLTLTVTGFFVGRLVGMYPVEAAIVNATHSGLGGTGDVAILTAANRMELMPFAQIATRIGGALTVMAALGVFAYWK; via the coding sequence GTGAAATCATCGACGCAAGCCGCGTTGAGCGCTACTTCGAGCGGCAGGACGCAAGCGCCGCATGCCGTCGTCGAATGGTGGTGGCGGGTGTTCGACCTGCGCATCGGTTCGTTGCCGTTGCCCGTCTACGTGCTGATGCTGGGCGTGCTCGGCGCGATGGCGGCGAAAGGCAAGCTCGCAGCGGATCTGCCGACGGGCATCGCGCTCGTCGCGGTGGGCGGCTTCACGTGCGCCGAACTGGCGAAGCGCATTCCGTGGATTCGCCACATCGGCGCGACGTCGATTTTTGCGGCCTTCATTCCGTCGATGCTGGTGTACTACAAGCTGATGCCCGAGCCCGTCGTCAAGGCAGTGACGACCTTCACGAAGACTTCGAATTTTCTGTATCTGTTCATCGCGGCGATCATCGTCGGCAGTGTGCTCAGCATGGACCGTCAGATGCTGATCAAAGGCTTCGTGCGCATCTTCGTTCCCGTTGCGGCGGGCTCCGTTGCCGCGGCGCTGGTCGGCACCGCTGTGGGGACCGCGCTCGGGCTCGATGCGCGCCACGCGTTGTTCATGGTCGTCGTGCCGATCATGGCGGGCGGCGTCGGCGAGGGCGCGCTGCCGTTGTCGGCGGGCTACGCGCAGATTATGGGCGTCGAGCAGGGGCCGCTGTTCGCGCAGGTGCTGTCGGCGGTGATGCTCGGCAATATCGCGGCGATCTGTTGCGCCGGCCTGCTCAGCTACCTCGGCACGCGCCGGCCCGAATGGACGGGCAACGGACGGTTGACGAGGGCGGGTGACAGCGATGACGACATCGCGCAACGCCCCGCATCGTTCGAATTCGACGTCGGCTCCGTCGCGGCGGCGGGTTCGACGGCCATTGCGTTCTATCTGCTTGGCGTGCTCAGTCATCAACTGTTCGGCTGGCCCGCGCCCGTCGTGATGCTGGTGCTGGTCGTCGCGGCGCAGCTGTTTCAGCTCGTGTCGCCGCGCGTGCGAGGCGGCGCGCGCTTCATGTACGGCTTTTTCTCGACGGCCGTGACGTATCCGCTGATGTTCGCGATCAGCGTCGCGATGACGCCGTGGGGCGAGATCGTGACAGCGTTTCATTGGGTCAATATCGTTACCGCGGTTTCGACGGTGCTCACGCTGACTGTGACGGGTTTCTTCGTCGGCAGACTGGTCGGCATGTATCCCGTCGAAGCCGCTATCGTCAATGCAACGCATAGCGGTCTCGGCGGAACGGGGGACGTGGCGATTCTCACGGCAGCCAACCGGATGGAACTGATGCCGTTTGCGCAGATTGCGACGCGCATTGGCGGCGCGTTGACGGTGATGGCGGCGTTGGGGGTGTTCGCGTACTGGAAATGA
- a CDS encoding short-chain fatty acid transporter yields the protein MKSTVAPTSVRKTRFTEATIGLFERTIPDPFVLAILITAIVAVLSAMFAPHASLGKLVGGWYKGFFDILTFAFQITLVLVTGHAFAHAPIVQRVFKSLVSVARTPVQAATLTFVLVAVASFCNWGLGLVVSALLAREVAKRMRVDFAWIVAAGFSGWVVWASGISSSIALAQSTPGSAMNVVQKITGEVLPFSATVFTGFNLVPTIAMLLAMPFVLAWLKPRDEDAVLLDTQKHPDAAPREKPTGKLSFARWIEYSWLGSAFIGATGIALLVLAQSEHIAFSGVNAVIFVMFIAGVILHGYPLAYADAVKNAARQTGSMMLQYPLYGGIMGMMDATGLPNVISHFFIAISNAHTLPFWSYVCSLIVTFFIPSGGGHWAVQGPFVVPAAVALHASVPATTMAVAMGEQVSNMMQPFWAAPVVAMAGIGVQRVLGFTVMTFIVGALVYGAALLLLV from the coding sequence ATGAAATCCACCGTTGCGCCAACATCAGTGCGCAAGACCCGCTTCACCGAGGCGACGATCGGCCTGTTCGAGCGCACCATTCCGGATCCTTTCGTGCTCGCGATCCTGATCACGGCGATCGTCGCGGTGCTGTCGGCGATGTTCGCGCCGCATGCGTCGCTGGGCAAGCTGGTTGGCGGCTGGTACAAAGGCTTCTTCGACATTCTCACGTTCGCGTTTCAGATCACGCTGGTGCTCGTGACGGGGCACGCATTCGCTCACGCGCCCATCGTGCAACGCGTGTTCAAGTCACTCGTTTCCGTTGCCCGCACGCCCGTGCAGGCGGCGACGCTCACCTTCGTGCTCGTGGCCGTTGCGTCGTTCTGCAACTGGGGTTTGGGGCTGGTCGTCAGCGCGTTGCTGGCACGTGAAGTGGCAAAGCGCATGCGCGTCGACTTCGCGTGGATCGTCGCGGCGGGTTTCTCGGGATGGGTCGTGTGGGCAAGCGGCATTTCCAGTTCAATCGCGCTTGCGCAGTCGACGCCGGGCAGCGCGATGAACGTCGTGCAGAAGATCACAGGCGAGGTGCTGCCGTTCAGCGCGACGGTGTTCACGGGTTTCAATCTGGTGCCGACCATCGCGATGCTGCTGGCCATGCCGTTCGTTCTCGCATGGCTCAAGCCGCGCGACGAAGACGCCGTGCTGCTCGATACGCAGAAGCATCCCGATGCGGCGCCGCGCGAAAAGCCCACGGGCAAGCTGAGCTTTGCGCGCTGGATCGAATACTCGTGGCTCGGCTCGGCATTCATCGGCGCGACGGGCATTGCGCTGCTGGTGCTCGCGCAGTCGGAGCACATCGCCTTTTCCGGCGTCAACGCGGTGATTTTCGTGATGTTCATAGCGGGCGTGATCCTGCACGGCTATCCGCTGGCGTACGCCGATGCCGTCAAGAACGCTGCCCGGCAGACAGGTTCGATGATGCTGCAATACCCGCTGTACGGCGGGATCATGGGCATGATGGATGCGACCGGATTGCCGAACGTCATCTCGCATTTCTTCATCGCGATCTCCAACGCGCATACGCTGCCGTTCTGGAGCTACGTCTGCTCGCTGATCGTCACGTTCTTCATTCCGAGCGGCGGCGGTCACTGGGCAGTGCAAGGGCCGTTCGTCGTGCCCGCTGCCGTCGCGCTGCATGCGTCCGTCCCCGCGACGACGATGGCCGTCGCGATGGGTGAGCAGGTGTCGAACATGATGCAGCCGTTCTGGGCCGCGCCCGTCGTCGCGATGGCGGGTATCGGCGTGCAGCGCGTGCTCGGCTTTACCGTGATGACGTTTATCGTCGGCGCGCTCGTGTACGGCGCGGCATTGCTGCTGCTCGTATGA
- a CDS encoding amidohydrolase family protein, whose product MDALRHMPAGACDSHIHIYSRAFLAQRDAAGFVDAADVAAYRQVQARIGTQRVVVVTPRIYGTDNAVTLDAIRQLGVANARGVAVVRPDVTDAELEALHAGGIRGIRFTLYTPANAVVGFDMVEPLAARVAELGWHVQLHWTAAQIVGHEALLARLPSAIVFDHCARLPLPDGAAHAAFPVVRRLADAGRAWIKLSGPYLDSIEGLDRRYADAAPTARAWISAVPHRLVWGSDWPHVTEAHKPDDPLLLDLLGEWANDPATRNRILVDNAATLYGFGKRAPCIE is encoded by the coding sequence ATGGACGCACTTCGGCATATGCCAGCGGGCGCTTGCGATTCGCACATTCACATCTACAGCCGCGCGTTCCTCGCGCAGCGCGACGCGGCAGGTTTTGTCGACGCGGCGGATGTCGCCGCGTATCGGCAAGTGCAGGCGCGGATCGGCACGCAGCGCGTGGTAGTCGTGACGCCGCGCATCTACGGCACCGACAACGCGGTGACGCTCGATGCGATTCGCCAGCTCGGCGTTGCGAATGCGCGCGGCGTCGCCGTCGTGCGCCCCGACGTGACGGACGCCGAGCTTGAAGCGCTGCACGCGGGCGGGATTCGCGGCATCCGTTTCACGCTCTACACGCCGGCAAACGCCGTGGTCGGCTTCGACATGGTCGAGCCGCTGGCAGCGCGCGTGGCGGAGCTCGGCTGGCATGTGCAGTTGCATTGGACGGCCGCGCAAATCGTCGGGCACGAAGCGCTGCTCGCGCGCCTTCCGTCGGCGATCGTGTTCGATCATTGCGCGCGGCTTCCGCTGCCCGATGGCGCGGCGCACGCGGCGTTTCCTGTCGTGCGCCGTCTCGCCGACGCCGGGCGCGCGTGGATCAAGCTGTCGGGTCCGTACCTCGATTCGATCGAAGGACTCGACCGCCGCTACGCCGATGCAGCGCCGACAGCGCGCGCATGGATCTCGGCCGTGCCGCACAGGCTGGTGTGGGGCAGCGACTGGCCGCACGTAACAGAGGCGCACAAGCCCGACGATCCCTTGTTGCTCGATCTGCTCGGCGAATGGGCGAACGACCCGGCCACGCGCAATCGCATCCTCGTCGACAACGCTGCAACGCTGTACGGATTCGGCAAACGGGCGCCGTGCATTGAATAG
- a CDS encoding CaiB/BaiF CoA transferase family protein: MQQPSQSVDARQPGPLAGLRVLDLSAYIAGPYGCTLLADQGAEVIKIEPPAGDNLRKYPSTLEAESRAFLGVNRGKRGLVLDLKQPEALDVMMRLVKTADVLVHNFRPGVPERLGIGYEQLREVNARLIYCAVTGYGETGPNRDKAGYDQVLQTMTGICALQGRHGGPPEIVYGSVVDYYAAALVAAGVSSALFDRERSGAGQYVGVSLLRSALAMQSARMIWADDEPKEVGRDMRSGGITGIHPTRQGYLYLSANTPHFWQALCEKTGLKDLAQNERYDTVRKRALHCGEIVPKLRAALQIRTALEWEVHFGDAVPCAAARGIEDMFDHPQVLAEDMVSDFEYPGVGRYRGFKHPIRFGATPLPEPFAAPAFGEHSDAVLRDAGCSEAQIESLREKRAVL, translated from the coding sequence ATGCAACAACCATCGCAATCCGTCGACGCACGACAGCCGGGACCGCTTGCCGGCTTGCGCGTGCTCGACCTGAGCGCCTATATCGCGGGGCCGTACGGTTGCACGCTGCTCGCCGATCAGGGCGCCGAGGTCATCAAGATCGAGCCGCCCGCGGGCGACAACCTGCGCAAGTATCCGTCGACGCTCGAAGCCGAAAGCCGCGCCTTTCTCGGCGTGAATCGCGGCAAGCGCGGTCTGGTGCTGGACCTGAAACAGCCCGAAGCGCTCGACGTGATGATGCGCCTCGTGAAGACGGCCGATGTCCTCGTGCACAACTTCCGGCCCGGCGTGCCGGAGCGTCTCGGGATCGGTTACGAGCAGTTGCGCGAGGTCAATGCCCGGCTGATCTATTGCGCGGTGACAGGGTATGGCGAAACGGGCCCGAACCGCGACAAGGCGGGCTACGACCAGGTCCTGCAAACGATGACAGGCATCTGCGCGCTGCAAGGCCGCCACGGCGGGCCGCCCGAAATCGTCTATGGCTCGGTGGTCGACTACTATGCGGCGGCGCTGGTCGCGGCGGGCGTGTCGTCCGCGCTGTTCGATCGCGAGCGCAGCGGCGCGGGCCAGTACGTAGGCGTGTCGTTGCTGCGCAGCGCACTGGCGATGCAATCGGCCCGCATGATCTGGGCCGACGACGAACCGAAAGAAGTAGGCCGCGATATGCGCTCGGGCGGCATCACGGGCATCCATCCGACGCGCCAGGGTTATCTGTATCTGTCGGCAAACACGCCGCACTTCTGGCAGGCGTTGTGCGAGAAAACGGGCCTCAAGGATCTTGCGCAGAATGAACGCTACGACACGGTGCGCAAGCGTGCATTGCATTGCGGCGAAATCGTCCCGAAGCTTCGCGCGGCTTTGCAGATTCGCACGGCGCTCGAATGGGAAGTGCATTTCGGCGACGCCGTGCCGTGCGCCGCGGCTCGCGGCATCGAAGACATGTTCGACCATCCCCAGGTGCTCGCCGAAGACATGGTGAGCGACTTCGAGTACCCGGGTGTGGGCCGGTATCGCGGCTTCAAGCATCCGATCCGCTTCGGCGCGACGCCGTTGCCCGAGCCGTTCGCGGCTCCCGCGTTCGGCGAGCATTCGGACGCAGTGCTGCGCGACGCGGGATGCTCCGAAGCGCAGATCGAAAGTCTGCGCGAGAAGCGCGCAGTGCTGTAG
- a CDS encoding HpcH/HpaI aldolase/citrate lyase family protein, protein MRSKLFVPASRPELFAKALASAADALSFDLEDAVAPERKPQARLALRELLRESAVREHRKVLIVRVNALDTPFFAADLDAVVQPGLDYLNLPKPESAADVRAAAAALDQAERANGVSVPVRLLLNIESPKALRRAAELAAAHPRVAGLQLGLGDLFEPLGIARREQAAIQQAMFTLRIAAGEANVFAYDSAFANIKDEAGFRAEAQLAHAMGFLGKSCIHPSQIALANDVFRPSDAEIAHAVRVVEAARDAQSKGMGAYVVDGRMIDPPFFERARALVQHAARLELLTGEQRAVVGSTAL, encoded by the coding sequence ATGAGAAGCAAGCTGTTCGTGCCGGCATCGCGCCCGGAGTTGTTCGCCAAGGCGCTCGCGAGCGCCGCCGATGCCCTCTCATTCGATCTCGAAGATGCCGTCGCACCAGAGCGCAAGCCGCAAGCGCGTCTCGCGCTGCGCGAGCTGTTGCGCGAGAGCGCGGTGCGCGAGCATCGCAAGGTGTTGATCGTGCGCGTCAACGCGCTCGACACGCCGTTCTTCGCCGCCGATCTCGATGCCGTCGTGCAGCCCGGCCTCGACTACCTGAATCTCCCGAAACCCGAAAGCGCGGCCGACGTGCGCGCCGCTGCCGCCGCGCTCGACCAGGCCGAACGGGCCAATGGCGTGAGCGTCCCCGTGCGCCTGCTGCTCAACATCGAATCGCCGAAAGCGTTGCGCCGCGCTGCGGAACTGGCCGCCGCGCATCCACGTGTTGCCGGCTTGCAGCTCGGGCTGGGCGATCTGTTCGAGCCGCTTGGCATCGCGCGTCGCGAGCAGGCGGCGATCCAGCAGGCGATGTTCACGCTGCGCATCGCAGCAGGGGAGGCGAACGTCTTCGCGTACGACTCGGCGTTCGCCAACATCAAGGACGAAGCGGGCTTCCGTGCCGAAGCGCAACTTGCGCACGCGATGGGCTTTCTCGGCAAAAGCTGCATCCACCCGAGCCAGATCGCGCTGGCCAACGACGTGTTCCGTCCGTCCGACGCCGAGATCGCGCATGCGGTGCGCGTCGTCGAAGCCGCACGCGATGCGCAGAGCAAAGGCATGGGCGCGTACGTCGTCGACGGCAGGATGATCGATCCGCCGTTCTTCGAGCGGGCGCGCGCGCTCGTGCAGCACGCCGCGCGTCTCGAACTGCTGACGGGCGAGCAGCGCGCCGTCGTCGGTAGCACAGCTTTGTAA
- a CDS encoding LysR family transcriptional regulator has product MDIHFLGNLLLVVDTGSMAEAARRVGLTPAAIAQQVQALERELGVRLLVRAGRTVIPTEAGHRVIARARNLVREFADLKAFALEEEAAGELRIGTITTALLSLLPDVLAAFARDFPQANVLIRAGTSMELYETLQRGDLDVAVCLHPAFALPKAYDWHLLREEPIVVLAPSRLKNEDPHELLRREPFIRYDRSLGGGKQADQYLRSARIVPRELFELNSLMAIAMMVDRGLGVSLVPDIVSPLTETLNVARLALPTPTEPRRFGVLWQKTSPRGRLIRGFLQCADGVLGDGGGDAGGGGKKTRRRSAS; this is encoded by the coding sequence ATGGACATCCACTTTCTCGGCAATCTGCTGCTGGTCGTCGATACGGGCTCGATGGCCGAGGCGGCGCGGCGGGTCGGCCTGACGCCTGCGGCGATCGCGCAGCAGGTGCAGGCACTCGAACGGGAACTCGGCGTGCGCCTGCTCGTGCGCGCGGGACGCACGGTGATTCCGACGGAGGCGGGTCATCGCGTGATCGCGCGTGCGAGGAATCTGGTGCGCGAGTTTGCGGATCTGAAGGCGTTCGCGCTCGAAGAGGAAGCTGCGGGCGAATTGCGCATCGGCACGATCACGACGGCGCTGCTGTCGCTGCTGCCGGACGTGCTGGCGGCGTTTGCGCGTGACTTCCCGCAGGCCAATGTGCTGATACGCGCGGGGACGTCGATGGAACTGTACGAGACCTTGCAACGCGGCGATCTCGATGTTGCCGTCTGTCTGCATCCCGCGTTTGCCTTGCCCAAGGCGTATGACTGGCATTTGTTGAGGGAAGAACCGATTGTCGTGCTCGCGCCGTCGCGGCTAAAGAATGAGGACCCGCATGAACTGCTGCGGCGCGAGCCGTTCATTCGCTATGACCGCTCGCTCGGCGGCGGCAAGCAGGCGGATCAATATCTGCGCTCGGCGCGTATCGTTCCGCGTGAGCTTTTTGAACTGAATTCGCTGATGGCGATTGCGATGATGGTCGATCGGGGACTGGGCGTGTCGCTGGTGCCCGATATCGTGTCGCCACTGACGGAAACGCTAAACGTCGCGCGGCTTGCGTTGCCGACGCCGACGGAGCCGAGGCGGTTCGGTGTGCTGTGGCAGAAGACGTCGCCGCGTGGGCGGTTGATCAGGGGATTTTTGCAGTGCGCGGATGGGGTGTTGGGGGATGGTGGTGGGGATGCGGGTGGCGGCGGGAAGAAAACGCGGCGCCGTTCGGCGAGTTGA
- a CDS encoding sodium:solute symporter family protein gives MKLAHRLIRSYSLYTLGFLVFIYLLWRIEAANGPGTWIGYVFLFVPIAVYAVIGLLSRTSDLVEYYVAGRRVPSAFNGMATAADWLSAASFIGLAGTLYATGYDGLAYMMGWTGGYCLVAFLLAPYVRKLARYTIPDFLGTRFSSNAVRGLAALSAILCSFVYLVAQIQGVGLIATRFIGVDFAIGIFCGLAGILVCSFLGGMRAVTWTQVAQYIILILAFLIPVSMIAHKDGLGWVPQLSYGRLMERVESLERQVRDAPSEQSVRDDYRMRAALIQTQIDSLPQSYIDEKDRLTAQLDDLRRHNGPLREIAGLERRIARFPRDPATAQIVWAQQRDEMMQRAASPVPMHEPFPAANEEDRGLHLRNFLSLLLCLSLGTASLPHILTRYNTTTSVASARRSVGWTLFFVALFYLTVPVLAVLIKYEILSNLVGHRFSDLPQWVMQWRRVEPYLLSIADVNGDGIVRWSEIQMQPDMVVLAAPEIAGLPYVMSGLIAAGALAAALSTADGLLLTIANALSHDVYYHMVDPEASSQKRVTISKILLLGVALFASYVASLNTGNILFLVGAAFSLAASSLFPVLVLGVFWKRTTRLGAVAGMVAGLVVCIWYIVSTYPFFTQLTGFVGPRWFGIEPISSGVFGVPAGFLVTVLVSLVDRKPDAYTRALVDYIRHP, from the coding sequence ATGAAGCTCGCGCATCGGCTGATCCGCTCGTATTCGCTCTACACGCTCGGCTTTCTGGTCTTCATCTATCTGCTGTGGCGCATCGAGGCGGCCAACGGGCCGGGCACATGGATCGGCTACGTGTTCCTGTTCGTGCCGATTGCCGTGTATGCCGTGATCGGCCTGCTGTCGCGAACTTCCGATCTCGTCGAATACTACGTGGCAGGGCGGCGCGTGCCGTCCGCGTTCAACGGCATGGCGACGGCGGCGGACTGGCTGTCGGCGGCCTCGTTCATCGGCCTCGCGGGCACCCTGTACGCGACGGGCTACGACGGTCTCGCGTACATGATGGGCTGGACGGGCGGCTATTGCCTCGTCGCGTTTCTGCTTGCGCCATACGTGCGCAAGCTCGCGCGCTACACGATTCCCGATTTTCTCGGCACGCGCTTTTCGAGCAACGCGGTGCGCGGGCTGGCGGCGTTGTCGGCGATCCTGTGCTCGTTCGTTTATCTCGTTGCGCAGATCCAGGGCGTCGGGCTGATCGCGACGCGCTTTATCGGCGTCGACTTTGCGATCGGCATTTTCTGCGGGCTCGCGGGCATTCTGGTGTGCTCGTTTCTCGGCGGCATGCGCGCGGTGACGTGGACGCAGGTTGCGCAGTACATCATCCTGATCCTGGCGTTCCTGATACCTGTGTCGATGATTGCGCACAAGGATGGGCTCGGCTGGGTGCCGCAACTCAGCTATGGGCGTCTGATGGAGCGCGTCGAATCGCTCGAGCGCCAGGTGCGCGATGCGCCGTCGGAGCAGTCGGTGCGCGACGACTACCGGATGCGCGCTGCGTTGATCCAGACGCAGATCGACAGTCTGCCTCAGTCGTATATCGACGAGAAGGATCGCCTCACCGCGCAGCTCGACGATTTGCGGCGGCATAACGGGCCGTTGCGCGAGATCGCCGGTCTGGAGCGGCGCATCGCGCGCTTTCCGCGTGATCCGGCGACGGCGCAGATTGTCTGGGCGCAGCAACGCGACGAGATGATGCAGCGCGCGGCGTCGCCCGTGCCGATGCACGAGCCGTTTCCCGCCGCGAACGAGGAAGACCGGGGGCTGCATTTGCGCAACTTCCTGTCGCTGCTGCTGTGCCTTTCGCTGGGAACGGCGAGCTTGCCGCATATCCTCACGCGCTACAACACGACGACCTCGGTGGCGTCGGCGCGGCGCTCGGTCGGCTGGACGCTGTTCTTCGTCGCGCTGTTCTATCTGACGGTGCCCGTGCTCGCGGTGCTGATCAAGTACGAGATCCTGTCGAATCTGGTCGGGCATCGGTTTTCCGACCTGCCGCAGTGGGTGATGCAGTGGCGGCGTGTCGAGCCGTACCTGCTGAGCATCGCCGATGTGAACGGCGACGGCATCGTGCGCTGGAGCGAGATCCAGATGCAGCCGGACATGGTCGTGCTCGCCGCGCCGGAGATTGCGGGGCTGCCGTATGTGATGTCGGGGCTGATCGCGGCAGGCGCGCTGGCGGCGGCCCTTTCAACCGCCGATGGCCTGCTGCTGACGATCGCCAATGCGCTTTCGCACGACGTGTACTACCACATGGTCGATCCCGAGGCGTCGAGCCAGAAGCGGGTGACGATCTCGAAGATCCTGCTGCTCGGGGTGGCGCTGTTTGCTTCTTATGTGGCGTCGCTGAATACGGGAAATATTCTGTTTCTGGTGGGCGCGGCGTTTTCGCTGGCGGCGTCGAGTCTGTTTCCCGTGCTGGTGCTCGGGGTGTTCTGGAAGCGGACGACGCGTCTGGGCGCGGTGGCGGGCATGGTGGCGGGGCTGGTGGTGTGCATCTGGTACATCGTGTCGACGTATCCGTTCTTCACGCAGCTGACGGGCTTTGTCGGGCCGCGCTGGTTCGGGATCGAGCCGATCAGCTCGGGCGTGTTCGGTGTGCCGGCGGGGTTTCTGGTGACGGTGCTAGTGAGCCTCGTGGACCGGAAGCCGGATGCCTACACGCGAGCGCTGGTGGACTATATCCGCCATCCTTGA
- a CDS encoding DUF4212 domain-containing protein, which translates to MAAPHDTSRFTINPVPEPPPVTAAMARAHARYWRFNVVLIVALMLIGCFVSFVVPLIARTLEHVRFAGFSLPFYMGAQGAILVYVALIVVYIVLMQRADAALQRALAASPSDDFAEPAADR; encoded by the coding sequence ATGGCCGCGCCACACGACACCTCGCGATTCACGATCAATCCCGTGCCCGAGCCGCCGCCCGTGACGGCGGCGATGGCGCGTGCGCACGCGCGCTACTGGCGCTTCAATGTCGTGTTGATCGTGGCGTTGATGCTGATCGGCTGCTTCGTGTCCTTCGTCGTGCCGCTCATCGCGCGAACCCTGGAGCACGTGCGCTTCGCGGGCTTCAGCCTGCCGTTCTACATGGGCGCGCAAGGGGCGATTCTCGTGTATGTGGCGCTGATCGTCGTGTATATCGTGCTGATGCAGCGCGCCGACGCGGCGCTCCAGCGCGCGCTCGCGGCCAGCCCGAGCGACGACTTCGCCGAGCCCGCAGCCGACCGATGA